In Streptomyces sp. NBC_00448, the following are encoded in one genomic region:
- a CDS encoding ABC transporter ATP-binding protein gives MRTGTETRARPAVAACSVRGLVRTYPGGRGRRGRDIPAVRANDGIDLDVRTGELFGILGPNGAGKSTLVRQLTGLLRPDAGSIDLLGHDLVRHPERAARLIGYLGQESTALDELTVALAAETTGRLRGMDTAAARAARDEVLDELGLGPIAARPIKRLSGGQRRLACFAAVLVGPRPVLILDEPTTGMDPIARRAVWAAVDRRRTEHGATVLLVTHNVIEAETVLDRVAVLDHGRVIACDSPAGLRSLVEGEVRLDLVWRHEPPTDLPAVAALRLLAEVSGRRWTLRLPQERARAAVAEVTGGPAFAALDDFTLAMPSLEDVYLALGGSSEGLVKV, from the coding sequence GTGAGGACGGGCACCGAGACACGGGCGAGACCGGCGGTAGCCGCGTGCTCGGTACGCGGACTCGTACGGACGTACCCCGGAGGACGGGGGCGGCGCGGCAGGGACATCCCGGCCGTGCGGGCGAACGACGGCATCGACCTGGACGTCCGCACCGGCGAACTCTTCGGCATCCTCGGCCCGAACGGCGCGGGCAAGAGCACCCTGGTGCGGCAGCTCACCGGCCTGCTGCGGCCGGACGCCGGCAGCATCGACCTGCTCGGGCACGACCTCGTCAGGCACCCCGAACGCGCCGCGCGGCTGATCGGCTACCTCGGCCAGGAATCCACCGCGCTGGACGAGCTGACCGTCGCGCTCGCCGCCGAGACCACCGGCCGGCTGCGCGGAATGGACACGGCCGCGGCCCGCGCCGCCCGTGACGAGGTCCTGGACGAGCTGGGGCTCGGCCCGATAGCGGCCCGCCCGATCAAACGGCTCTCCGGCGGCCAGCGCCGCCTCGCCTGCTTCGCCGCGGTCCTCGTCGGTCCGCGGCCGGTCCTGATCCTGGACGAACCCACCACCGGCATGGACCCGATCGCGCGCCGCGCGGTGTGGGCGGCGGTCGACCGGCGCCGTACCGAGCACGGCGCCACGGTGCTGCTGGTCACGCACAACGTCATCGAGGCCGAGACGGTCCTCGACCGGGTCGCGGTGCTCGACCACGGCCGGGTCATCGCCTGCGACTCGCCCGCCGGGCTGCGCTCCCTCGTCGAGGGCGAGGTGCGGCTGGACCTGGTGTGGCGGCACGAACCGCCGACCGACCTGCCCGCGGTGGCCGCGCTGCGCCTCCTCGCGGAGGTCTCCGGCCGCCGCTGGACGCTGCGGCTGCCGCAGGAGCGGGCCAGGGCGGCGGTCGCGGAGGTCACCGGCGGCCCGGCGTTCGCCGCGCTGGACGACTTCACGCTGGCGATGCCGAGCCTGGAGGACGTGTACCTGGCGCTCGGCGGCAGCAGCGAGGGACTGGTGAAGGTATGA
- a CDS encoding NYN domain-containing protein, with translation MDRCVVLVDAGYLLGAAASLLAGEPSRSRITVDHAAVVAGLRERAELETGQPLLRIYWFDGAPDRVPQPEHRRLRVMPRVTVRLGALTRTDGRWAQKGVDAAMHAELSELARNRACSDVVLVTGDGDLLPGMMSAKEHGVAVHLWAVQAADGDYNQSEDLVAEADERRVLDREWITAAIRAKEIAGACGPAPGPRPGVRPDIAAILSAPLPESSGSPHPVQAPAKNGSAPTEHPDDAAAAAPSGKGVPTPKDLADLGRSHAAAPPAAPVVHPAPSTLRWSSDKGWTDRPGADQPDTSGLPTLAQLTTAEQRWADREADITAVSGDPYEVGQVFARRWIARVSDPTHLQHLSTHYPRVPHRLDGELLRYAARFGLLAHKDDQIDENDRYAIRAGFWREFDAAATPD, from the coding sequence ATGGACCGCTGCGTCGTCCTGGTGGACGCCGGGTATCTGCTGGGCGCAGCGGCGAGCCTGCTGGCCGGCGAACCGTCGCGTTCGAGGATCACGGTTGATCATGCCGCCGTGGTCGCCGGCCTGCGCGAACGCGCCGAACTGGAGACCGGACAGCCGCTGCTGCGGATCTACTGGTTCGACGGCGCACCCGACCGGGTTCCGCAACCCGAGCACCGCCGGCTGCGGGTGATGCCGCGGGTGACGGTCCGGCTCGGCGCCCTCACCCGGACGGACGGCAGGTGGGCGCAGAAGGGCGTCGACGCCGCGATGCACGCCGAACTGTCCGAACTGGCCCGCAACCGGGCCTGCTCCGACGTGGTGCTGGTCACCGGCGACGGCGACCTGCTGCCCGGGATGATGTCGGCCAAGGAACACGGCGTGGCCGTCCACCTGTGGGCCGTGCAGGCCGCCGACGGCGACTACAACCAGTCCGAAGACCTGGTCGCCGAGGCCGACGAGCGGCGGGTGCTGGATCGGGAGTGGATCACCGCGGCGATCCGGGCGAAGGAGATCGCCGGCGCGTGCGGGCCCGCGCCCGGGCCGCGGCCCGGAGTACGCCCGGACATCGCCGCGATCCTGTCCGCGCCGCTGCCGGAGTCCAGCGGCTCGCCGCACCCGGTCCAGGCCCCGGCGAAGAACGGCTCCGCGCCGACCGAGCACCCGGACGACGCCGCGGCGGCCGCCCCGTCCGGCAAGGGGGTGCCCACGCCCAAGGACCTCGCCGACCTCGGCCGCTCCCACGCCGCCGCCCCGCCTGCGGCGCCCGTGGTCCACCCGGCGCCGAGCACCCTGCGGTGGTCCTCCGACAAGGGGTGGACCGACCGGCCCGGCGCCGACCAGCCCGACACCTCCGGGCTGCCGACTCTCGCGCAGCTCACCACGGCGGAGCAGCGGTGGGCCGACCGCGAGGCCGACATCACCGCGGTCAGCGGTGATCCCTACGAGGTGGGGCAGGTGTTCGCCCGGCGCTGGATCGCCCGGGTCAGCGACCCGACCCACCTCCAGCACCTCTCCACGCACTACCCGCGCGTGCCGCACCGGCTCGACGGGGAACTCCTTCGGTACGCCGCTCGCTTCGGGTTGCTGGCGCACAAGGATGACCAGATCGACGAGAATGATCGCTACGCGATCAGGGCGGGGTTCTGGCGCGAGTTCGACGCAGCCGCGACTCCGGATTAG
- the dnaE gene encoding DNA polymerase III subunit alpha, which produces MADSFVHLHNHTEYSMLDGAQRLKPMFTEVARQGMPAIAMSDHGNMFGAYEFQQVAKGFDAVKPIIGIEAYVAPSHRRYKKQEFWGPGGQRAMSDDGEGSKDVSGGGRFTHMTMWARNVQGLRNLFYLSTEASYTGQFPAGKPRMDMELISEHAAGIIGTTGCPSGAIQTRLRLNQYDEARKVAADYQDILGKENYFLELMDHGLDLERNVRDDLLRLAKDLDIPLLATNDAHYVLEEHADAHDNLLCIGVGKNKDDPNRFKFNGTGYYLKTAAQMRELFKELPEACDNTLLIAERIEAYDEVFDLEDEMPQYPDVPEGETQESWLRQEVLKGLAMRYGDPIPAEVLERFETEMKVIGPMGFSSYFLVVADICRHARDNKIPVGPGRGSATGSIVAYATRITELCPLEHGLLFERFLNPERINPPDVDLDFDDRKRDQMVAYVVEKYGDEYTALVNTFGKLKAKNAIKDTSRILGYPFAHGERITKALPADVMGKSIPIDGVFNPEHPRYGEAGEIRTLYQNEPDVKKVVDSAKGVEGLIRNTGVHAAAVILSKTKLTNRIPLHMRKDGTKITGFDYPSCESMGLVKMDFLGLRNLGVIDQAIQNVRENRGVDLSTENIPLDDKNTYGLLARGDTFGVFQLDGGGMRTLLKAMEPSRFEDIAAALALYRPGPMAANAHMNYASRKTGRQAVEPIHPELKDALEPILGNTFHLLIYQEQIMAIARQLAGYTLGGADLLRRAMGKKKPEVLAAEWEKFHGGMRDNGYSEESIKALWDVMLPFSGYAFNKSHTAGYGLVSFWTAYLKANYPAEYMAALLTSVGDDKDKAAIYLADARKSGVQVLAPDVNASVAEFTAVGEDVRFGLKSVRNVGEGVIEALIAARKSKGLFTSFADFLDKVSIPVLNKRAIESLIKAGAFDSLGHTRMGLSAVFEDAVDAIVPVKKAEAYGQSDLFADLGGPGEDVPTFGLDFAIPETEWPRKQLLAIERDMLGLYVSAHPLDGTEHILARNRDTTLAELLASGQERPVKVAGLITGVDRKMTKQGNAWAAVTFADRDASIEVCFFPATYQLVGHALIPDSVVSISGRAQDRDGTMNIIGSELAELDVSSAESGGKPPVQLAFREHKILRHDAINELRRILSAHPGESPVRAKVSGPQKTTVYELGFLVDPTTVASEIKVSFGADVWLGVA; this is translated from the coding sequence GTGGCCGACAGCTTTGTTCACCTGCACAATCACACCGAGTACTCGATGCTCGACGGCGCCCAGCGCCTGAAGCCGATGTTCACCGAAGTGGCGCGGCAGGGCATGCCCGCCATCGCCATGAGCGACCACGGGAACATGTTCGGTGCGTACGAGTTCCAGCAGGTCGCCAAGGGCTTCGACGCGGTGAAGCCGATCATCGGCATCGAGGCGTACGTCGCACCGTCGCACCGCCGGTACAAGAAGCAGGAGTTCTGGGGTCCCGGCGGGCAGCGGGCGATGTCGGACGACGGCGAGGGAAGCAAGGACGTCTCCGGCGGCGGCCGCTTCACCCACATGACGATGTGGGCGCGGAACGTCCAGGGCCTTCGCAACCTGTTCTACCTGTCGACGGAGGCCAGCTACACGGGGCAGTTCCCCGCGGGCAAGCCGCGGATGGACATGGAACTGATCTCCGAGCACGCGGCCGGGATCATCGGCACCACGGGCTGCCCCTCGGGCGCCATCCAGACCCGGCTGCGGCTGAACCAGTACGACGAGGCGCGCAAGGTCGCGGCCGACTACCAGGACATCCTCGGCAAGGAGAACTACTTCCTTGAGCTGATGGACCACGGCCTGGACCTGGAGCGCAACGTACGGGACGACCTGCTGCGGCTGGCGAAGGACCTGGACATCCCGCTGCTGGCGACCAACGACGCGCACTACGTCCTGGAGGAGCACGCCGACGCGCACGACAACCTGCTGTGCATCGGGGTCGGCAAGAACAAGGACGACCCGAACCGCTTCAAGTTCAACGGCACCGGCTACTACCTCAAGACCGCCGCGCAGATGAGGGAGTTGTTCAAGGAACTTCCGGAGGCGTGCGACAACACGCTGCTGATCGCCGAGCGGATCGAGGCGTACGACGAGGTCTTCGACCTCGAGGACGAGATGCCGCAGTACCCCGACGTGCCCGAGGGCGAGACGCAGGAGTCGTGGCTGCGCCAGGAGGTGCTCAAGGGCCTGGCGATGCGCTACGGCGACCCGATCCCCGCGGAGGTGCTGGAGCGCTTCGAGACCGAGATGAAGGTCATCGGTCCGATGGGCTTCTCCTCGTACTTCCTCGTGGTCGCGGACATCTGCCGGCACGCGCGGGACAACAAGATCCCGGTCGGCCCCGGCCGTGGATCGGCGACCGGCTCGATCGTCGCCTACGCGACGAGGATCACGGAGCTGTGCCCGCTGGAGCACGGCCTGCTCTTCGAGCGGTTCCTGAACCCCGAGCGCATCAACCCGCCGGACGTCGACCTCGACTTCGACGACCGCAAGCGGGACCAGATGGTCGCCTACGTGGTGGAGAAGTACGGCGACGAGTACACCGCGCTGGTCAACACCTTCGGCAAGCTGAAGGCCAAGAACGCGATCAAGGACACCTCGCGGATTCTCGGCTACCCCTTCGCGCACGGCGAGCGCATCACCAAGGCGCTGCCGGCCGACGTGATGGGCAAGAGCATCCCGATCGACGGCGTCTTCAACCCCGAGCACCCGCGGTACGGCGAGGCCGGCGAGATCCGGACGCTCTACCAGAACGAGCCCGACGTCAAGAAGGTGGTGGACAGCGCCAAGGGCGTCGAGGGGCTGATCCGCAACACCGGTGTGCACGCGGCCGCGGTCATCCTGTCGAAGACCAAGCTGACCAACCGCATTCCGCTGCACATGCGCAAGGACGGCACGAAGATCACGGGGTTCGACTACCCGTCGTGCGAGTCCATGGGCCTGGTCAAGATGGACTTCCTCGGCCTGCGGAACCTGGGCGTGATCGACCAGGCGATCCAGAACGTACGGGAGAACCGCGGCGTCGACCTCAGCACCGAGAACATCCCGCTGGACGACAAGAACACCTACGGGCTGCTGGCCCGCGGAGACACCTTCGGGGTGTTCCAGCTCGACGGCGGCGGCATGCGGACGCTGCTCAAGGCGATGGAGCCGAGCCGGTTCGAGGACATCGCGGCGGCCCTGGCGCTGTACCGGCCGGGCCCGATGGCGGCCAACGCGCACATGAACTACGCCAGCCGCAAGACCGGCCGGCAGGCCGTCGAGCCGATCCACCCGGAGCTGAAGGACGCGCTGGAGCCGATCCTCGGCAACACCTTCCACCTGCTGATCTACCAAGAGCAGATCATGGCCATCGCCCGCCAGCTGGCGGGCTACACCCTCGGCGGCGCCGACCTGCTGCGCCGCGCGATGGGCAAGAAGAAGCCAGAGGTGCTGGCCGCCGAGTGGGAGAAGTTCCACGGCGGCATGCGGGACAACGGGTACTCCGAGGAGTCCATCAAGGCGCTGTGGGACGTGATGCTCCCGTTCTCGGGATACGCGTTCAACAAGTCGCACACCGCCGGCTACGGGCTGGTGTCGTTCTGGACCGCCTACCTCAAGGCCAACTACCCGGCCGAGTACATGGCGGCGCTGCTCACCTCGGTCGGGGACGACAAGGACAAGGCGGCCATCTACCTCGCCGACGCCCGCAAGAGCGGCGTCCAGGTCCTGGCGCCCGACGTGAACGCCTCGGTCGCGGAGTTCACCGCCGTCGGCGAGGACGTCCGGTTCGGTCTGAAGTCCGTGCGGAACGTGGGCGAGGGCGTCATCGAGGCGCTGATCGCGGCGCGCAAGTCCAAGGGCCTGTTCACCTCGTTCGCCGACTTCCTGGACAAGGTGAGCATCCCGGTCCTGAACAAGCGGGCCATCGAGTCGTTGATCAAGGCCGGCGCGTTCGACTCGCTCGGCCACACCCGGATGGGCCTGTCCGCCGTCTTCGAGGACGCGGTCGACGCGATCGTCCCGGTCAAGAAGGCCGAGGCGTACGGCCAGTCCGACCTGTTCGCGGACCTGGGCGGCCCCGGCGAGGACGTACCGACCTTCGGGCTGGACTTCGCCATCCCCGAGACCGAGTGGCCCCGCAAGCAACTCCTCGCCATCGAGCGGGACATGCTCGGCCTGTACGTGTCGGCGCACCCGCTGGACGGCACCGAGCACATCCTCGCGCGCAACCGCGACACCACGCTCGCCGAGCTGCTGGCCTCCGGCCAGGAACGGCCGGTGAAGGTCGCGGGGCTCATCACCGGGGTCGACCGCAAGATGACCAAGCAGGGCAACGCCTGGGCCGCGGTCACCTTCGCGGACCGTGACGCGAGCATCGAGGTGTGCTTCTTCCCCGCGACCTACCAGCTGGTGGGTCACGCGCTCATCCCGGACAGCGTCGTCTCGATCAGCGGCCGGGCGCAGGACCGCGACGGCACGATGAACATCATCGGTTCCGAGCTGGCGGAGCTGGACGTGTCCTCCGCGGAGAGCGGCGGGAAGCCCCCGGTGCAACTGGCCTTCCGCGAGCACAAGATCCTTCGGCACGACGCGATCAACGAACTGCGCCGAATCCTGTCCGCCCACCCCGGCGAGAGCCCGGTACGCGCGAAGGTCTCCGGCCCGCAGAAGACCACCGTGTACGAGCTGGGATTCCTCGTCGACCCCACCACGGTCGCCTCGGAGATCAAGGTCTCCTTCGGCGCCGACGTCTGGCTCGGCGTCGCGTGA
- a CDS encoding thioredoxin domain-containing protein, which translates to MSTRNSKQSKAAARERLRAQREKEAKRAKVRRQIIVAAGVVVVLAAAGGIAVAVNNANKPSKPSKWTTASKATLVKPANTSGTNGTVITLGDPNNKNTVEEWEDMRCPYCAAYEQESGAAVLQGVKDGKYKIVLHIGTFLDTNLGGTGSKQALSALGAALNVSTDAFEQFHTLLYSKAVHPDENKDTFSDPAKLISIAQKVPALKGNTKFSDAVTKGTYDKWAMDTSSVFEKFLDDKSISGTPTVHVNGKNVDVNGVPVATVTAGIQADLK; encoded by the coding sequence ATGAGCACCAGGAACAGCAAGCAGAGCAAGGCCGCCGCGCGCGAGCGGCTGCGCGCCCAGCGCGAGAAGGAAGCCAAGCGCGCGAAGGTGCGCCGCCAGATCATCGTCGCCGCCGGCGTCGTCGTGGTCCTGGCCGCGGCGGGCGGCATAGCCGTGGCGGTCAACAACGCCAACAAGCCGAGCAAGCCCAGCAAGTGGACGACCGCCTCGAAGGCCACCCTGGTCAAGCCGGCCAACACCTCGGGCACCAACGGCACCGTCATCACCCTCGGCGACCCGAACAACAAGAACACGGTCGAGGAGTGGGAGGACATGCGCTGCCCGTACTGTGCCGCCTACGAGCAGGAGTCCGGCGCGGCCGTGCTCCAAGGCGTCAAGGACGGCAAGTACAAGATCGTGCTGCACATCGGCACGTTCCTGGACACGAACCTCGGCGGCACCGGCTCCAAGCAGGCGCTGAGCGCACTGGGCGCGGCGCTGAACGTGTCGACGGACGCGTTCGAGCAGTTCCACACCCTGCTGTACTCCAAGGCCGTCCACCCGGACGAGAACAAGGACACCTTCAGCGACCCCGCGAAGCTCATCTCCATCGCGCAGAAGGTCCCCGCGCTGAAGGGCAACACGAAGTTCTCCGACGCGGTGACGAAGGGCACCTACGACAAGTGGGCCATGGACACCAGCTCCGTGTTCGAGAAGTTCCTGGACGACAAGAGCATCTCCGGCACCCCGACGGTGCACGTGAACGGCAAGAACGTGGACGTCAACGGCGTGCCGGTCGCGACCGTGACAGCCGGAATCCAGGCCGACCTGAAGTAG
- a CDS encoding dienelactone hydrolase family protein encodes MTSATIVLLHSTYGLRPAVHSAAERLRAAGHEVYVPDLFDGRVADSVEDGRKIRDEIGNEELLRRAIVAAAPHSEKGLVYAGFSMGAALAQNLALGDEKARGLLLLHGTSDIADDAATDIPVQLHVADPDPFEPDDWLNAWYLRMRRAGADVEVFRYRGAGHLYTDPDLPDYDEEAAERTWPIALDFLAEL; translated from the coding sequence GTGACATCTGCGACGATCGTGCTGCTGCACTCCACCTACGGGCTGCGGCCCGCCGTACACTCCGCGGCCGAGCGGCTGCGCGCGGCCGGGCACGAGGTGTACGTGCCGGACCTGTTCGACGGGCGGGTGGCGGACAGCGTCGAGGACGGCCGGAAGATCCGCGACGAGATCGGCAACGAGGAGTTGCTGCGCCGGGCGATCGTGGCCGCCGCCCCGCACTCCGAGAAGGGCCTGGTCTACGCGGGGTTCTCGATGGGCGCCGCGCTGGCGCAGAACCTCGCCCTCGGCGACGAGAAGGCCCGCGGGCTGCTGCTCCTGCACGGCACCTCGGACATCGCGGACGACGCGGCCACCGACATCCCGGTGCAGCTCCATGTCGCCGACCCGGACCCCTTCGAGCCGGACGACTGGCTGAACGCGTGGTACCTGCGGATGCGGCGGGCCGGCGCCGACGTCGAGGTCTTCCGCTACCGCGGCGCCGGCCACCTCTACACCGACCCCGATCTCCCCGACTACGACGAGGAGGCCGCGGAGCGCACCTGGCCGATCGCCCTGGACTTCCTCGCGGAGCTGTAG
- a CDS encoding mechanosensitive ion channel family protein: MESTLRPIVVVGAAVVLTVLVGWMGDRALRSADARHPETPLWDLLRRCRLPSQVVLCTALLRGAYHAAHFEDDHAAAIGQALTLVLIAASAWLVVRVAAAVIDSSYARYAATAHSVPKIRRLRTQLTLIQRVLTAIVGVIAVASMLFTFPEMRTVGASVLASAGIIGIVAGVAAQSTLSNLFAGLQIAFGDMVRIGDTVVVDGEWGEVEEITLTFLSVRTWDERRITMPVSYFTSKPFENWSRGDPRMTGAVLLHLDHSAPVDLMRKRLLEILEQAAEWDHRAWSLVVLDTTPTTVQVRAVATAKDAGDIFALRCLIREQLIDWLRTEHPYALPRVSIRVQDDPPPSPAT, encoded by the coding sequence ATGGAGAGCACGCTGCGGCCGATCGTGGTGGTCGGCGCGGCGGTCGTGCTGACGGTACTGGTCGGCTGGATGGGCGACCGGGCGCTGCGCTCGGCCGACGCGCGGCACCCGGAGACCCCGCTGTGGGACCTGCTGCGCCGCTGCCGGCTGCCGTCGCAGGTGGTGCTCTGCACGGCCCTGCTGCGCGGCGCCTACCACGCCGCGCACTTCGAGGACGACCACGCGGCGGCCATCGGCCAGGCGCTCACCCTGGTGCTGATCGCCGCGTCGGCGTGGCTGGTGGTCCGCGTCGCGGCCGCCGTCATCGACTCCTCCTACGCCCGCTATGCCGCCACCGCGCACAGCGTGCCGAAGATCCGCCGGCTGCGCACCCAACTCACCCTCATCCAGCGGGTGCTGACCGCGATCGTCGGCGTGATCGCGGTCGCCTCGATGCTCTTCACCTTCCCGGAGATGCGGACCGTCGGCGCGTCCGTGCTGGCCTCGGCCGGCATCATCGGCATCGTCGCCGGTGTGGCCGCCCAGTCCACCCTCAGCAACCTCTTCGCCGGGCTCCAGATCGCCTTCGGTGACATGGTGCGGATCGGCGACACCGTGGTCGTCGACGGCGAGTGGGGCGAGGTCGAGGAGATCACGCTCACCTTTCTGAGCGTACGGACCTGGGACGAGCGCCGGATCACCATGCCCGTCTCGTACTTCACCAGCAAGCCGTTCGAGAACTGGTCGCGCGGAGACCCCCGGATGACCGGCGCGGTCCTCCTCCACCTCGACCACTCCGCGCCCGTCGACCTCATGCGCAAGCGCCTGCTGGAGATACTGGAGCAGGCCGCCGAGTGGGACCACCGGGCCTGGAGCCTGGTCGTCCTCGACACCACCCCCACCACCGTCCAGGTGCGCGCCGTCGCCACCGCCAAGGACGCCGGCGACATCTTCGCGCTCCGCTGCCTCATCCGCGAACAACTCATCGACTGGCTCCGCACGGAGCACCCGTACGCGCTCCCCCGCGTCAGCATTCGCGTGCAGGACGACCCCCCGCCCAGCCCCGCCACGTAG
- a CDS encoding Na+/H+ antiporter — protein MDQLALFFAIMLAAIVMVPVADRVGLPSPVLMTVLGGVLALIPQVPNIEINPELILPLVLPPLLYASVQRTSWRQFAANRRAIFLLAVALVFLTTAVVAVVANAVVPGITLAAAVTLGALVAPPDPVAATAVAGSLGLPRRMISILEGEGLFNDVTAIVLYHVAVAAVLSGHFSLPHAVLEFVLSAVVAVAVGLVLGWGANKLMGVVGDATLQIGLSLLVPFASYAIAEGLHGSGVLAVLTAALFLTEYAFEADDVTARLAGNTFWEIVDTLVTGIAFGLIGLEMHHVFSAGAGHWGPMLRDAGLIVAVVVGVRLLYLLPAAAIAKRLHTLRDMDEDIPLTWRETVTMWWAGMRGVASVALALAIPLTTDHGDPFPARAQLLFIAFSVVLVTLVIQGLTLPWLVRRLGVTGDIEVEHDQERALALRAMKAARKRLKEIETAEDLDEELAEMLYHRAIDLGARISPDVLDDERRESHAGRARRIKALRRIQDDMLSAARHEVLAARSEPGSDPEIVDRVLRHLDLRSMRGV, from the coding sequence GTGGATCAACTCGCGCTGTTCTTCGCGATCATGCTGGCCGCGATCGTCATGGTGCCCGTGGCCGACCGGGTGGGGCTGCCCTCGCCGGTGCTGATGACCGTGCTGGGCGGCGTGCTGGCGCTGATCCCGCAGGTGCCGAACATCGAGATCAACCCCGAGTTGATCCTGCCGCTGGTGCTGCCGCCGCTGCTGTACGCCTCGGTGCAGCGCACCTCGTGGCGGCAGTTCGCGGCGAACCGGCGGGCGATCTTCCTGCTCGCGGTCGCCCTGGTGTTCCTCACCACCGCGGTGGTCGCGGTCGTCGCCAACGCGGTGGTGCCCGGGATCACGCTGGCCGCCGCCGTCACCCTGGGCGCCCTGGTGGCCCCGCCGGACCCGGTCGCGGCGACCGCGGTGGCCGGCAGCCTCGGCCTGCCCCGCCGGATGATCTCCATCCTCGAAGGCGAGGGGCTGTTCAACGACGTCACCGCGATCGTGCTCTACCACGTGGCGGTCGCGGCGGTGCTCTCCGGCCACTTCTCGCTGCCGCACGCCGTCCTGGAGTTCGTCCTGTCGGCGGTCGTCGCGGTCGCGGTCGGGCTGGTGCTCGGCTGGGGCGCGAACAAGCTGATGGGCGTGGTCGGCGACGCCACCTTGCAGATCGGCCTGTCACTGCTGGTGCCGTTCGCCTCCTACGCGATCGCCGAGGGGCTGCACGGCTCCGGCGTGCTCGCCGTGCTCACCGCGGCGCTCTTCCTCACCGAGTACGCCTTCGAGGCCGACGACGTGACCGCACGGCTGGCCGGCAACACCTTCTGGGAGATCGTCGACACCCTTGTCACCGGGATCGCCTTCGGGCTGATCGGCCTGGAGATGCACCACGTCTTCAGCGCGGGCGCCGGACACTGGGGGCCGATGCTGCGCGACGCCGGGCTGATCGTCGCCGTCGTGGTCGGCGTCCGGCTGCTCTACCTGCTGCCCGCCGCGGCCATCGCCAAGCGGCTGCACACGCTGCGTGACATGGACGAGGACATCCCGCTGACCTGGCGGGAGACGGTCACCATGTGGTGGGCCGGGATGCGCGGGGTGGCCTCCGTCGCCCTCGCGCTGGCGATCCCGCTCACCACGGACCACGGCGACCCGTTCCCCGCCCGCGCCCAACTGCTCTTCATCGCCTTCTCCGTGGTCCTGGTCACCCTCGTGATCCAAGGGCTCACGCTGCCCTGGCTGGTGCGCAGGCTCGGGGTCACCGGGGACATCGAGGTCGAGCACGACCAGGAGCGCGCGCTGGCGCTGCGCGCGATGAAGGCGGCCAGGAAGCGGCTCAAGGAGATCGAGACGGCGGAGGACCTCGACGAGGAACTCGCGGAGATGCTCTACCACCGGGCGATCGACCTCGGGGCCCGTATCTCGCCCGACGTCCTCGACGACGAGCGGCGCGAGAGCCACGCGGGGCGCGCCCGGCGGATCAAAGCGCTGCGCCGCATCCAGGACGACATGCTCTCCGCGGCCCGCCATGAAGTGCTCGCCGCCCGCAGCGAACCCGGGTCCGACCCGGAGATCGTGGATCGCGTGCTGAGGCATCTCGATCTGCGGTCCATGCGAGGGGTGTGA
- a CDS encoding RluA family pseudouridine synthase, which produces MSTLPEVRSLPVPDGLEGERVDAAIARMFGFSRTKAAELAAAGKVSIDGAAAGKSERVHGGAWLEVEMPAPAAPVQIVAEPVEGMEIVYDDEDVVVVVKPVGVAAHPSPGWTGTTVIGGLAAAGYRISTSGAAERQGIVHRLDVGTSGLMAVAKSERAYTRLKQQFRDRVVDKRYHALVQGHPDPMSGTIDAPIGRHPTHDYKWAVTAEGKPSVTHYDLIEAFRSASLLDIKLETGRTHQIRVHMAAHRHPCVGDLTYGADPTLAKRLGLTRQWLHAVRLGFEHPADGEWVEFESTYPQDLQAALDVVRADSQ; this is translated from the coding sequence GTGAGTACGCTTCCCGAGGTCCGCTCCCTTCCCGTGCCCGACGGCCTGGAGGGCGAGCGCGTCGACGCCGCCATCGCCCGCATGTTCGGCTTCTCCAGGACGAAGGCCGCCGAACTGGCCGCGGCCGGGAAGGTGTCGATCGACGGGGCAGCGGCGGGCAAGTCCGAGCGGGTGCACGGCGGGGCGTGGCTCGAAGTGGAGATGCCCGCGCCTGCCGCCCCCGTACAGATCGTCGCCGAGCCCGTCGAGGGCATGGAGATCGTGTACGACGACGAGGACGTGGTGGTCGTGGTCAAGCCGGTCGGGGTCGCCGCGCACCCCAGCCCCGGGTGGACCGGAACCACCGTGATCGGCGGGCTGGCCGCCGCCGGGTACCGGATCTCGACGTCGGGCGCCGCCGAGCGCCAGGGCATCGTGCACCGGCTGGACGTGGGCACCTCCGGGCTGATGGCCGTGGCCAAGTCCGAGCGGGCGTACACCCGGCTCAAGCAGCAGTTCCGCGACCGCGTGGTGGACAAGCGCTACCACGCCCTGGTGCAGGGCCACCCCGACCCGATGAGCGGCACCATCGACGCGCCGATCGGCCGGCACCCCACCCACGACTACAAGTGGGCGGTGACCGCCGAGGGCAAGCCGTCGGTGACGCACTACGACCTGATCGAGGCGTTCCGCTCCGCGAGCCTGCTCGACATCAAGCTGGAGACCGGCCGCACCCACCAGATCCGGGTGCACATGGCCGCGCACCGCCACCCCTGCGTCGGCGACCTCACCTACGGGGCCGACCCGACGCTGGCCAAGCGGCTCGGGCTGACCCGGCAGTGGCTGCACGCGGTGCGACTGGGCTTCGAGCACCCCGCGGACGGCGAGTGGGTCGAGTTCGAAAGCACGTATCCCCAAGACCTCCAGGCCGCGCTGGACGTGGTGAGGGCCGACAGCCAGTAA